The window GGCAAGCGCTACGCACGCAGCGAAGACGTAGGAGCAGTCTATTATGCAAGGTGCGATGGTAGTTTCATCGCTGAGCGTGTGTATCCGCGCAGCCACCCCAATGGCATAGCACTCTCACCGGATGGCCAGACACTCTATGTAGCTGAAACAATGGCAGGGCGAGTTTGGCAATACCCCGTTACCGCGCCTGGCGTCGTCGATGTTCCGCCCGGCCTTCTCAATGCAACCGCGCTCCTTTATGGTGCTCCGGGCTTCGAACTCTATGACTCAATGGCCGTCGAAGCGAACGGGAATGTGTGCGTTGCAGCCCTTGCGCGAGGCGGAATAACGGTGATTTCGCCGCTGGGAAAAGAGATCGAGCATATACCGATGCCGGACCCTGCGCCCACCAATATCGCTTTTGGCGGGCCAGAGATGCGGACAGCCTACATCACGCTTGCCGCGACGGGCCAGCTTGTGGCCAAGGATTGGCCGCGACCTGGGCTGGTTCTGAACTTCAACGCTTGACGAGGCTTGCGACGAGATCACCAATGGCAAGCGAGGCCGTGAGGCCAGGCGATTCAATGCCGAAGAGATTGATCAATCCGGTCACCCCGTGAACCCGAACGTCGTCAACGCGAAAATCGGCCGCGGGCATACCTGGCCCTGATAATTTGGGCCGGATACCGGTGTAGTCTGCGGTGAGGCGTTCCGCGTCCAATGCCGGATAATATCTGCGGATGGCAGCGACAAAGGCCTCACGTTGGCTATCATCGAAGGCGTAGTCGACAGTGTCTATCCAACGCACATCCGGTCCAAACTTTGCCTGGCCTCCAAGATCCAGAGTGAGATGAACCCCCAACCCACCGTCCTCGGGTACCGGATAGACAAGATGGCTAAAAGGCGTGCGACCACCCATGCGGTAATAATGCCCGATCGCATAATGGAGCGGCGGTATAGTAGCAGCAGGCACGCCACTGATGGACAAGGCTACGGATTGCGCCTTAAGTCCTGCTGCATTGATTACAGTTCGCGCATGAAGGGTCATAGGCTCGTTGCCACCGATTCTGAGCACAAGCCCTCGGTCATTAACGGCGCCGCCAACGACCGGCGCCGCCAGCACGACCATTCCACCCATCGTTGAAAGGTCGCCTTCCAGTGCGAGCATCAAGGCATGACTGTCGACAATGCCGGTGGACGGTGAAAACAACGCTGCATGTCCTTGGATGAGCGGTTCCATCTGCGCAATGTCATTCGCCGATATCCATTCAAGATTGTGAACCGAATTGGCTTGCGCTGCAGCATCAATATCACGCAACTTCGCTTCCTGCGCTTTGCTCTCTGCAACGATCAATTTTCCCAGACGGCGATGAGGGATGCTGCGGTCAGCACAATAGGCATAGAGACGGTCGCGACCAGAACGGCAAAGCCGCGCCTTCAGAGATCCCGCATCATAATAGATGCCTGCATGTATAACCTCGGAATTGCGGCTGCTCGTTTCGCCGCCGATGCACTTCGCGGCTTCCAGCACAAGCACCTCATGCCCCGCTGCGGCCAAGGCAGCACCGCAGGCCAAGCCAACAACGCCTGCGCCAATGATCACGCAATCTACGTTTTCGGTCATCTGTCAGTCGAAAAGCGCGAGCCGCAGCCAACTGGCAACGTGCGCGACGCAGCGATTGCCTTCATCCATTGCGCCACCAAAAGAGAAGAACCCGTGGACTTGACCTTCGTAGCAGAAATAGGAAACACACACCCCAGCCGCCCTTAGCCGGTGCGCATAGGCGCGCCCCTCATCAATGAGCGGGTCGGTATCGACAGTTATAATTAGAGTTTGAGGAATGCCGCTCAGATCTGGCGCACGAAGTGGTGAGGCACGTGGATCGAGAACCTTATCGCCAAAGTGCAAGGCAATTGTGGCGAGCAGTCCTTCATGGGTCACGAATGCCTCACGATCAAAGCGACTGGGGGCTGCGCCTGCCATATCAAGCATAGGATAAAGCAAGGCCTGGGCAACAGGTGTGGGAGTGCCTTCCCTAATCGCATCCTGGACAACGGCAGCAGCAAGATAGCCTCCCGCGCTATCTCCGGTGACTGCAATCCGCGTTGGGTCACCACCCCATGAGCCGACATTGACCGCCAGCCAGCGATGAACTGCCAGACAATCATCCAGCGGCTGAGGGAAAGGATGTTCCGGCGCCAATCGATAGCGCGGAACAACGACAAGTGCACCAATCTGGTCAGCCAACATGCGGCTCG of the Aquisediminimonas profunda genome contains:
- a CDS encoding NAD(P)/FAD-dependent oxidoreductase; translation: MTENVDCVIIGAGVVGLACGAALAAAGHEVLVLEAAKCIGGETSSRNSEVIHAGIYYDAGSLKARLCRSGRDRLYAYCADRSIPHRRLGKLIVAESKAQEAKLRDIDAAAQANSVHNLEWISANDIAQMEPLIQGHAALFSPSTGIVDSHALMLALEGDLSTMGGMVVLAAPVVGGAVNDRGLVLRIGGNEPMTLHARTVINAAGLKAQSVALSISGVPAATIPPLHYAIGHYYRMGGRTPFSHLVYPVPEDGGLGVHLTLDLGGQAKFGPDVRWIDTVDYAFDDSQREAFVAAIRRYYPALDAERLTADYTGIRPKLSGPGMPAADFRVDDVRVHGVTGLINLFGIESPGLTASLAIGDLVASLVKR
- a CDS encoding SMP-30/gluconolactonase/LRE family protein; this translates as MSDVRVIATGLKFPEGPVVMADGTVLVVEIARGTLSRVHPDGQVDVVADVGAGPNGAAVGPDGKIYICNNGGFEWHEIDGMLLPGLTPADYAGGSIQRVDLGTGKVETLYTHCDGEPLKGPNDLVFDAEGGFWFTDNGKRYARSEDVGAVYYARCDGSFIAERVYPRSHPNGIALSPDGQTLYVAETMAGRVWQYPVTAPGVVDVPPGLLNATALLYGAPGFELYDSMAVEANGNVCVAALARGGITVISPLGKEIEHIPMPDPAPTNIAFGGPEMRTAYITLAATGQLVAKDWPRPGLVLNFNA
- a CDS encoding alpha/beta hydrolase codes for the protein MRQHQVDCGDHAVDCLVYRPAHSGDSLPVVLFLHGGGGVMLSPEDFDATSRMLADQIGALVVVPRYRLAPEHPFPQPLDDCLAVHRWLAVNVGSWGGDPTRIAVTGDSAGGYLAAAVVQDAIREGTPTPVAQALLYPMLDMAGAAPSRFDREAFVTHEGLLATIALHFGDKVLDPRASPLRAPDLSGIPQTLIITVDTDPLIDEGRAYAHRLRAAGVCVSYFCYEGQVHGFFSFGGAMDEGNRCVAHVASWLRLALFD